The sequence CGAAGAAAAATTCAGCCAGGAAAACTGAAGCCATCGTGAAGGCAGACTCTGCAACTATAAGCGAAGGCCTTGAATTGATAGGTACTTCGGATTGCACCACTTGTCACAAGGTAGAAGAGAATTTCATTGGCCCCTCTTATAAAGCGATTGCCGGGAAATACAAACCCACCCAGGCAAATATCAGCCTGCTTGTTAAAAGAACCATTGAAGGAGGTTCTGGCGTATGGGGGCCGGTACCTATGACCCCTCATCCCGATCTGTCAGCAGCCGATGCGAAAAAAATGATGCAATGTATTCTTTCCATGAAATGATCCCCATTCCTGAATAATAGACTATTAATATTACGATGTCATACGAGAATATAGTTGCAGCTTCCCGGAATAGTGCAGCACTGCAGCCATCAACCAAAAAATCCTTTTTTTCCTCCCTCACTGAAGACTGGTGGGCAGTGCTGATTGGCGGTACGATTATCATTGCTGCCTTAATCATTGCGTTTGCTGCTACAGGCTTTAAATTCAGCGTGCCTGTTTACCAATGGGCCACTAAGGATGATCTGTTAAGCAAGGTATTGACGGGGTCTAATCTATTATTGATTGCCGGTATTGGAATCCTTTTTGCCGTCTTGTCTTCTGTAGCCATTGCACTATCAGGTGGTAGTGTGCGGCGATACCTTAAAGGGTTTGGCCTTGTATTCATCTTAGGTATAATTTCCATCATCATTGCCGGTAATAAAACGATCAACTACTATGGTATTGAATATGTCATATTCGCTTTGATCATTGGTCTGCTCATTGGCAACCTTACTACAGTCCCCAACTGGCTGCGGGAAGCTGCTCGTTCTGAGTTCTTTATTAAAACGGGATTGGTAATTCTGGGTACCAATGTATTGTTTACCGATATTGTAAAAGCCGGGGTGCCGGGCATCCTGCAGGCGGTGCTGGTGGTAAGCGTGGTATGGTTCTTTGCGCTGTGGCTTAGCCGCAGGCTGAAGGTTGACGATGAGTTTGGGGTGATCCTGGCCTCTGCAGTGGCTATCTGTGGTGTATCGGCCGCTATTGTAGCCAGTGGCGCTATTAAAGGTGATAAAAAGAAACTCTCTTATATTACTACACTGGTATTGCTGGTGGCCATTCCTATGATGGTGCTGCAGCCCTGGCTGGTAAAAATACTGCACATACCCGAAGTGGTGGGCGGCGCCTGGCTGGGTGGTACGCTCGACACTACGGCTTCTGTAACGGCCGCTGCTGCATTGGTAGGTCCTGCTGCATTAAAAGCGGGCGTGATTATTAAGTTCTCCCAAAACGTATTAATTGGTGTAGCTGCTTTTTTCATTGCCATCTGGTGGACATACCGGAAGGGTGCCAACGCCGATAAACAATCCCCTGCAGAAACGCCGGGTCTTGGAGTGGTATGGGAGCGCTTTCCCAAATTCGTATTGGGCTTTATTGCAGCCTCCCTTCTGTTCTCTTTCTGGATACCCCCTGATACGGCCAAATCGGTGGGGGGTATTCTCAACAGCCTGCGTACGGTGTGGTTTGCCCTGGCTTTTGTGGCCATCGGCCTGGAAGCAAGGTTTACTGACCTGGTGAAGATCGAAGGCGGGCGCCCGGCCATTGCCTTTATCGGCGCCCAGCTCTTTAATATTATTTGGACCTTATTATGGGCCTGGCTGCTCTTTGGCGGCATATTGCTGGCAGTGCCGGATATAAAATAAGAGGGGTTATTGTGCCCGTTCTTTTACATCATCGGCCGTATTATCGTTGTACCTGCGTTTGCGGGCGAAAGTTTCTTTACCAAAACTATAACTGAAAGCAATACCCACCCTGCGGGTATCATTAATGCTGGTGCGATAGGACATCGCCTGTTTTAAACCTTTGGTTTCCTCTTTCCACCGGAGGGTATAGAAGATGTCTTCTACATTGACCTTCAAGGAACCTTTGCCTTTCAGCACTTTCTTTTGTACAGCAGCATTGACCCAATACCTGGCTTTCACAATACGCTGCCAGTTAATATTGGGTGCGTTATAGGCCGCATAGATCTCCGCACTCCAGTCTTTAGGAAACCTGAACTGGCTGAGGAAGTTGGTGCGCCAGGTATATATGTGCAGGTCAAGCCTCTCTGTATATACCTGTCCGGTTGTTGAAAACCGGGCGCCGGCAATATGATAATTGAGGGTCCACCATTTGGTGGGTTTTAAATTCAGGTAAAAGAGCAGGGCCATCATCTGCCGGGCGGCAATGTTTTCCGACCGGGTGATCAGGATATTCTCCTCCATCCGGGTAGCACCATAAACACCGTCGGTATTGCGCTCAAACATGAATATGGTATTCGTCAACTGCTTGTACCGGTAGTTTACCTCTATGCGATTGCCATAAGAGGGTTGCAGGTAAGGGTTGCCGGTGGTGTAGGAGTATTGGTCTACAAAAAACAGGAAGGGATTGAGTTGCTGGTAGCCGGGCCTGTTAATTCTCCTGGCATAGTTCAACGTCAAAGTATGCCGGCCCGGGCTATCCAGTTTATACGAAAAGAAGGCCGTAGGGAACAGGCTCGTATAATCATTGGTAAAGGTGCTGGCAGGTACCATGGCATTGCCCAGTTGGCGGCCTTTGGTTTGGGTGTTTTCCAACCGCAGGCCAAGCTGCATACCGAACCGCTTCCAGTCTTTCCGCCCATTGATATAGGCCGCATTGATGTTCTCCCGGTAAATAAAGTGGTTCGATCTGCCGTAATCGGGAACAGCGGTGCTGCCATCCACCCCAAAATAATCTGATTGATTATCGTTCTCCACTATACTGGTTTTAAGACCACCGGCCAGGGAAGCCTTGTTTTTTAACGGGTGCGAATAATCGGCCTTGGCCGTATATATATCCATATTGGAAGGCAGGTTGTACAAAAACTCATTATGGCTGAGCTGTCCGGACGACTGGCTCACAAAATTCTGTAATACCTGATTGCCTTTGTTGTTGTAGTTGATGTAATTGATATCGGCTGTCAGTTCTTTACCTGCATTGTCGAACCTGTGCTGCAGGTTGATATTGCCGCCCAACTCCCGCCAGGTACTTCTGCTATCCGTATTTCCCCAGCCTATGGAGTCGGGTATATTACCTGTGCTGTAGCTGTTGCTGATGTAATCCGATAATTCTTTTCTGCGGCGGGAAGCGGTAGTTCCGATAAAACCGATGGTAGTTTTGGACGATAGGGTGTAATCCATGCCGAGCCTGCCGTTCCATTCATTACTGCCTGAAGAAGAATAGTTCTGTAATGTTACGGCTGCAATTTTTTGTGTACTACCTGTATAGAATGACCTGTTGGTGATGTCGTCATTATAACCTGCATACCTGCCGTAGCTGAAATTACCAAACAGGTTGACTTTTCTGTTGAGGTAATTCAGGTTGAGTGAATTGTAGCTTCTGGCCAATTTACCCTGGTTGTAATTGATGGTGGCGCTGCCGGCATAACCTTGTGTTCTTTTCCTTTTGAGGCGGATGTTGATAATGGCCCCGCCATTGGCATCATACTTTGCCGGCGGATTGGTCATCAATTCAATTTTGTCCAGCATGCTGCCGGGTAAAGACCTTAGGTAAGCGGCGAGGTCGCGGCCGCTCATATACGTGGGTCTTCCATCAATGAGCACATTTACACCGGTGGCGCCGTTCAGGCTGATCTCCCCATTGGCATCCACCGTTATGCCGGGTGTTTTTTCCAGCACTTCCAGGGTATTGCTGGTGGCGCTGCTGATCATAGCCTCCACATTCACAATTGTTTTGTCAATGTCCTGTTCTATCAATGGCTTTTT comes from Paraflavitalea devenefica and encodes:
- a CDS encoding c-type cytochrome; its protein translation is MKIVAGTLILLMFIMAVNGKSIRQQQVCNITAMQTDTTPVHAKQAKAPKKNSARKTEAIVKADSATISEGLELIGTSDCTTCHKVEENFIGPSYKAIAGKYKPTQANISLLVKRTIEGGSGVWGPVPMTPHPDLSAADAKKMMQCILSMK
- a CDS encoding YeiH family protein; its protein translation is MSYENIVAASRNSAALQPSTKKSFFSSLTEDWWAVLIGGTIIIAALIIAFAATGFKFSVPVYQWATKDDLLSKVLTGSNLLLIAGIGILFAVLSSVAIALSGGSVRRYLKGFGLVFILGIISIIIAGNKTINYYGIEYVIFALIIGLLIGNLTTVPNWLREAARSEFFIKTGLVILGTNVLFTDIVKAGVPGILQAVLVVSVVWFFALWLSRRLKVDDEFGVILASAVAICGVSAAIVASGAIKGDKKKLSYITTLVLLVAIPMMVLQPWLVKILHIPEVVGGAWLGGTLDTTASVTAAAALVGPAALKAGVIIKFSQNVLIGVAAFFIAIWWTYRKGANADKQSPAETPGLGVVWERFPKFVLGFIAASLLFSFWIPPDTAKSVGGILNSLRTVWFALAFVAIGLEARFTDLVKIEGGRPAIAFIGAQLFNIIWTLLWAWLLFGGILLAVPDIK
- a CDS encoding outer membrane beta-barrel protein, translating into MKSFITILCTVFLTVHALAQSTGKTISGQVKDIQNEPVAGATLQLRNAGDSALIQTKTAKDNGRFEFANLPDGMYILTITATGTQQYTSTPLTLAGDRARLVLPAIILLPQKKIDLKEVVVTAKKPLIEQDIDKTIVNVEAMISSATSNTLEVLEKTPGITVDANGEISLNGATGVNVLIDGRPTYMSGRDLAAYLRSLPGSMLDKIELMTNPPAKYDANGGAIINIRLKRKRTQGYAGSATINYNQGKLARSYNSLNLNYLNRKVNLFGNFSYGRYAGYNDDITNRSFYTGSTQKIAAVTLQNYSSSGSNEWNGRLGMDYTLSSKTTIGFIGTTASRRRKELSDYISNSYSTGNIPDSIGWGNTDSRSTWRELGGNINLQHRFDNAGKELTADINYINYNNKGNQVLQNFVSQSSGQLSHNEFLYNLPSNMDIYTAKADYSHPLKNKASLAGGLKTSIVENDNQSDYFGVDGSTAVPDYGRSNHFIYRENINAAYINGRKDWKRFGMQLGLRLENTQTKGRQLGNAMVPASTFTNDYTSLFPTAFFSYKLDSPGRHTLTLNYARRINRPGYQQLNPFLFFVDQYSYTTGNPYLQPSYGNRIEVNYRYKQLTNTIFMFERNTDGVYGATRMEENILITRSENIAARQMMALLFYLNLKPTKWWTLNYHIAGARFSTTGQVYTERLDLHIYTWRTNFLSQFRFPKDWSAEIYAAYNAPNINWQRIVKARYWVNAAVQKKVLKGKGSLKVNVEDIFYTLRWKEETKGLKQAMSYRTSINDTRRVGIAFSYSFGKETFARKRRYNDNTADDVKERAQ